Within Vicia villosa cultivar HV-30 ecotype Madison, WI linkage group LG1, Vvil1.0, whole genome shotgun sequence, the genomic segment CTTTGATAACCGTGAAGGAATTTCTCCTCACGAATTCGCCAAGGCTTACTCCGCTCATCTCAAACGGCAAGGTATGATTTCTTTTGGATCTTTTTATGTTTGAAATTTTGGAGAAGATTTGACGTCTGTTTGAAATTCATCGATTTTTATTAGTGTGTTACACTAGAAAATAATTAAGttgattaattaatcaattagtGTTTGATATGAAGAATTTTGGTTTCTATCTCCAACTGGTGTTATTGGCTTAACTTCTGTTTGGATTAGCTTATTTCAAGGAAATAATCAGTTTTTTGTTGCAGCATCCTAATAGAGCTTTCAATTTACTTTTCTGATTAAATTATGAACCAAGCATCCCATTATTAATTGAAAATATAGAGTTTGTAGAGGTGATTTATTCAAGCCTCATCAGCtttttgttgatatatttttGGAGTAAATTTTGTTAAGCTTATCCATACATAGAATTGTTTTGTGATTTTGGGaatcagattttttttttatatgtttttggAGTAAAATCATTTTTGTTAAAGCTTATCCATACATAGAATTGTTTTGTGATTTTGGGAATCAGATTTTTTTTCATTCATTGAATTGGGAAATAGGTGGTTTTTGTCATTTTTGTTTTCATGACTGGTGGTATTGTTTCTAATTGCTATTTTTAAGTTGAAATTTATTTGTTTATCTTCTAAATAGATGGAGCTGCCTGAATAGACTGATATTGtgaaaattgcaaagttcaaagaATTGGCTCCCTATGATCCCGATTGGTATTACATTAGGGCTGGTGAGATATATTCTCTCACAACTTTACTTCATGAATGTTATTAAACACTATACTTGGATTTGATTCCCATTTTGAGGCGCTTGTGACAACTTTTGATTTCAAACTCAGTTTTGATTTTTTGACCACatgcatttttattattagaaAAGTTTAGCATTTCATTTTTACATAGCATTTTGTATTATGAATTGGTGGTTTGGTTTCCTCTTTGATATTGTTTTTGACTCATGAGTTGTATCTACTGATAGTCTTGGATCAAGTTTTTAAACGTTTAATGATGTTGTTTATGTTATTTAGGTGAAAACTGTTGTCCATGATTGCATTTGTGGTTGGTTTGATCCACTTTTTGTGATAAATATTagacaaattaattatttataaatttcttaatttaaaaaaatcattttggttTCTTTACAGTATTATTTTCCTACACTGTGCCTGATATGAAGTGAGTGTAAATGATAATGGTTATAATGATTATGATGGTAAGATTTAAGAAGTCATGctaaactttatttattttagaattgAAGGTTCCAAAGGGTTGTGTTGTGTTACTGTATAGGAAGGCTGGGTCAATATCTTTGAATTAGAAAGATTGATTTTAACTACATATAAGTTGATAAGTTGAAGTGGATGATAAATGGTATCTAAAGTTATTCTATAGTTGTAGCTGTAGGAAATATTCTAAAGGTGTGGCAGAGACTTTGATTCTTTGATAAATCTATGTAATGTAGCTGCAGGAAATATTTAAGGCTAGTTTTAGAAATCAATCGTATCCAACTTTAGTTGGTCTAACTATTTGTTAGCAATCCATGGTTTTGGTACTGGAGCATATATAGTAGCCAATTTTTTATGGTTGTTGAAGTGATATTAACCTTATTTTAATTGGTGATTGTTTCATCTTAAGAATGTCATGTGCTTGGGTAgtgtttttttattcttattatttggAATGTTTTTATTCAATGcaacaatggatgatttgaattttgtgACGGATCTTGTTGTTGATATCACTTTAGGATGGATGTTTTTTTGTAAACCATAATCCACACATTTGTCGTCCAATTATGATTTGTGCTTTGCCATGGCAAGGACTGGGTATTGCTCTTAGCTTCTCATAGATGATGACTTAGAATATACAAACTTCAAAAACTGCCAGGACATGAAGTTTGATTACTTGggaaatataaattttttgtagTGGATCTTTTTACTAGAACTTCTTTGATTTTGATCTCAATCAATTTGTTACTTTTGGTTGATTATGTAATAGAATGAATGTTCTCTTTGCAGTCTATCCCGGATGTGCCATTATATGGAAGAATTGTTACGCTTGAACTTTTTCGCCCTCATGTGAGAATAATACATCTTTATTTCTTGGATGCTATATAATATTTAGTTTATTTCGCATATACTAAAGTGTTCATGGATTAAACAGGGTGAAGCACAAGATTTTTTGTTTATTGCTACTGAAAGATACAAATTCTGTGTTCTTCAATGGGATACCGAGACTTCTGAACTTGTTATACGGTATGCATAAGAAGACACATTCTTTTGTTTAGAgcagttttatgttttatgatttattttgtaCGAATCGATATtataatttcttttcataaaaTGTTCAGCAACTGTTGATGTAGTTTAGTAGGGCTGAATCAGAAATAAAttgtggatatatatatatatatatatatatatatatatatatatatatatatatgtatatatatatatatatatatatatatgtatatatatatatatatatatgtatatgtatgtgtgtgtgtgtgagatttTAGTTTATTGATTTTGGTGTTGTCTGCTGATGTTAATTGGTGTTATTTTTTATTGTCAGCAAATGTGTGATTTTGGTGTTGTCTATCGAAGCTACAAATGCTCTTATTGTGGATTGCATGTTGGTATTTCAAGGACGGGAAAAGACTTATAAATGGTTGGATTTTGTATGGTTTCACTTGTTTTGTTATTGTAGTATTCCACCATAACTTATAATTTTGTACAATTGTGTGTAACCTAGATTGATACTTGTAAATCATTTACTTGTAAATCATTTGTTCATtttgaaagaatatatatatatatatatatatatatatatatatatatatatatatatatatatatatatatatatatatatatatatatatatataatctcctAACAATTTCGTGCAATGAAATTATGCTTCACTAGTtgttagaaaaatataaaatagtgaTCTAAGTGTGGGTTGTGTGATATTggcaaaatatgaaaaattaggtaAAAAAACTTACAGGAGATGAAACTGGCCTTTTCATgaaaaaattacagaaaaaatTACATCAGGCCAACTACAAAGCCGATGTAAAAACATACTTTTTACATCGGTCTATACGTGAAACCGATGCGGTATCATGATTTTCACATCGGTTTTTGGACCGATGTAAAATGTACTGGATTTACTACATCGCTTGGATTTACATCGGTTTcagacccgatgtaaaatgtacttttcgcccgatgtaaaaagtatttTCTGCACTAGTGTTTACTCTTTATTTATCTTACTTTAATTTTTCAAGATTTCGCTTTTGTCGAAGTCCTTTACTTTTTAATGCAAACTTGTACAAACTTAGAAGAACTTATGCACTTCGATCCTACAAGtaaccttttttaaaaaaagaaactaGTGGTTGTTTACCAAATTTCACGGTAAACATAGTGATAACGATGAGTCGGATTtaaaatttgttatatatttttacagaaatattttatataaacaatgtaatattctgaGTAAACAgtcaatttattaatattttgtagTTTGTAACgagttaaaaaaaacaatatatcttACCCCTTGGTTCTACTGATAAACTGAGAGGTATGATgcactagttttgaaaatattaaaagtgcaGAAGCTAGGGTTCGAACCTATGTGCATATGAATTTTCCCTTGGTGTTTTAAACCGAGGGACAATGTGAAAACTTTTCACGACGCCCTTCATTACCTCGTTTATGTAGCCAAAGTTAGATGTATTTTGCGTCCGAGGTAAAATGTTTTTTTTGTAGTAATGTGTCTTTCTCACTTGTGTAGTTTCTTTTAACTCAATATGAATGCTCCCCTCATGATCTAATACACTGCATACCAATACACATGCGACACTTATTCACTTAGCAACTATTCGTTTATATCAGTAATGTTTACAATGATCAAAACCAAACGAAAATGTTCAAGggtcataattttttttagtctAGGAAAGACAAAAACAACATCAAGCATATTACTCCAAGGAGAGAGACGCCACTTCTTCATAAAGGCCtcatattttttttaggttttgggcttcaaaaattataaaataaattatcaatATATATTGTGTGTTGAATAAGTATACAATAATGTAGCTACAACACAGTGGTCCTGCGCGTTTTCTCTTATGGTAAGGTTGTGTGATTGATTCCTGAAATTTGTATATAcatttttttccattttattttaaaaactgtcAAAATAAAAAGCTACAGCAAGACGATTCCTGAAACAAGTATATATgcatgttttttctttttatttacagTAAGTTGCCAATAATATAATATGGCCATTTTCTAAATCAATCAAGTGATTTTAAAAACTGTCAAAATAACAAGCTACAGTAAATTGACAATAATATGGCCATTTTCtaaatgtgatttttttatttatttatataatgtaATTTTGTGCTGAATAGTTAATCATTtggattttttaatttttttatttcattttttaaaacataaattttaCAGAATAGTGATATTTTAAGTTATTTTACAgaaaagttttacactgttatTTAATAAGAACATATCGTTTTTTCATGTcatatacattttttaaaaattatcgtCTGACTTGACGGAATTCATGATCGTGGTTGGTCATTTTCTCTTAAacttttatgataaaatatttttacgagtcatatttctaataaaaaaatttaggttaaataaataaaagaaaaaaaaaactataattttaaaaaataaatgcatGCACCATCAATCGTAAGAACGTTTTTAGTTCGGACATTGAAATatttatacataatttttttttcttttttagtttttaatgttaattacaactaaaataaaatatgattcttgttaatttattttaatttttttatcaaagaCCGACTTTTAAAATTGGAAGATGCTTTTAAATTATTTGAGATGCTCCTGATACCAAATATTAATTAGAATATCACATTTTTTTAATGTTAGTTACACGCATAAATGACtaattttgatgttgttgatattatttataatttaaatagatgatattcttttttaaaaaattatattttttactaaGACTCTATTGTTATTATATGCCCTAGGCCTCTAAAATGTTAGGACCGGCCCTGTTTCTCCACACAAAATCTTAAGACCCTCGCATTCATAAGTGATATGGAACTTAACTATTCACTCTTTATACGTTTTGTTTTCCACTGAGTCAAATTAGACTCTGATACTACTTGTTAAGGAGTTTGGAAAAGGTGGAAGCAATGATTGACCTAATGCTCCAAGACCATAAGAGAAAGACACCTCTATTATAATTCCATTATTCTAACCATTTATAGGTGATGTGAAACTTAACCAATCATACTTGAATTTAACAATAATAGTCATGTATGTTAAAAGAGGTGTTATTTGGATATTTTAATATCATATTAAACGCCGCAAGATTGTGTGTATTCACAAATATCCCTGTAACATTTTTTACTTTAGGCAATGAAAGAATAAACCATGGCTAAACAATTGTAACCTAAAGagataaaatactactattttgcATTGGCAATTCTCAATTTTTTTGATAAAGTTTGTCCCCTAAATACTTTAAGCCACAGTTATAGAAATGAGAAATGATATGTTTACACCCCTTTTTAACACCTACACCTATTTTTATGCATAatacatattaattttatttttaatattttatttacctTGATTTCTGTGCAAAACCATTTAAATTTATTGTTTTATACGATGTAAGGTGTAAGATACGCAGGTGTAGGAAAAAATTGTCAAAATAGCATAGCTCCATAGAAATATGAGAATAGCATAACCAACACTTATTAATTAAATGCACTAATTTTTTTAATCGTAGATGTTTTAAAACACATTCTAGAAGCATAGTGTTTTCTTATCCTGAAAGCAACAACTAGAAAAATTGTGGTTAAAACGTTAATACTTGTAAGATAGACCATACTTATGATTAATTGTTTGTTTTATGATTGTGATGGTAAGAAATGCTTCAGTAGAAAAAGGAATATGAGGAATATTACTTAATTGAAAATGTTTCATGAACCTTTAGTATATGACTAATAGTTGTATATTAATTGTACACTTAAATATCACAAGATGATCATAGTCTTATGATGTCAGTGCTTAAGGACTGCATCTATTTTTTAAGAGTAATGATGTTGTTACACTATTTATTACACCAAATACTTACATCAAACACTGTTCATCGTATTTGGTTAAtgtagtgtaaaaatttggttaatgcagtaatgaagttggttaatgcaacattcaggtattaaaaataattattagcagtcaccaaacttggttaatgcagtgtaaaaatttggttaatgcagtaataaagttggttaatgcaacatccaagtattaaaaataatttttagcagtcatcaaacttggttaatgcagtgtaaaaaattggttaatacagtaatgaagttggttaatgcatgtttaggtattaaaaataaatgttcgtacatgaatagtattcacgccgtacatgaatagtattcgtccgtacatgaacaatgtcatccgtacatgaacaatgtcgtccgtacatacggtgtaggtgtaagaattggtgtaagaatagcatttccAATTTTTTAATGTTTGTTGCAACTTGTTTACTCAGTACACTTAAATTTATTCATCTCTTATTTTCTCTCGTAATATATTGTTTCCATTTTTGTATTATGTATAAGAGGATCTattgaaaaaagaaatagaactttaaattttttaacaCTCTACTGATATAGAAAATCTATTTGATCATGATGTGCAATATTAATTAATATCTCCTTCAAATTCTATTCCTGGTGCAGGCATATGTTGTTGGTATGATATTTGTCCGCAGCCTGCTTCAAATTCCTTAACTATCAACTTTAGTCCCGATTAATAGTAGTCCAACAATTGCATTCTCGTCGTATCAgtagaaaaaaaatcaatagaAGACTATAAATTGGAGTGTTGATGGTTTCTTTATTATGCTTTGATCACGTGTTGCTCCATTTTTTTCTAGAATTTTTGCTTTATGTAAactattttgattttgtttgttgaaATGACACAAGGTTCTCTTTGCTTTCATATTACTTGTAAGGGATTCCAACCATCTATTACATTAAAAAAGAGTTCAAACAAAGACTTGCACATCACAAACTAACGGGTTATGTAGTTACATTAAAAAGCCTAAAAGATATTGTTTTTAGGGATGACAACCGGTCGGATGAGAGTTTTGCACTATCCAAACTCGTACCCGAACCTAAAGGTTGTttgggtggcaaaataacactcacacccacgcccacacccgttggattcgagttttttcacccaaacccgaaccagcaacaaaatacataaaatacatttttttctacaattttccaatatatatatatatatatatatatatatatatatatatatatatatatatatataagcgagtGTGATTTtgaatttcgggtgcgggtttcatacTGCCCAAACCCGCATCCGAAGTATCGGATAACATCCGAACTCAAATCCAGTCAATTCAGATTTTTatccgttgactcgggttcggatgCAGGTGAGGCCCGCGGGTTTGGGTCTACTTGTCTTCCCTAATTGTCTTTAATATAACTATAGACAAATCTAAATTTATATAGTTAAATTATCTTAAATCTATTACATTTCTATATAAGTACGATAATAAACTGTATCATCTCATGGGTCAATAGgtcattatcaatataatttatatatttttattttaatcaacaatttcttttatttgaaagacaatattttatttaatacaattaaatttatataataataaattttttatttaataaaaattaatttattttaaatttaaatatatttttaaatatattttatattatattaaataaatttatcgcACGAGTATCttactagttttttttttataaaatctgtCCCTTAAACACTTTAAGCCGCATTTATAAAAATGTGTGAATAGCATAACggacaattattaattaatttattaatttttaaattgtaGATGTTTTAAATCACACTCTAGAAGCATAGTGTTTTCTTATcctaaaaacaataattaaaaaaatcgtGGTTAAAACGTTAATACTTGTAAGATAACCTCATTTAAATAATGGTTGCCAATTAATTTTAGTTGTGAAATGGATTTATATCAATCTAttaaaaatatgtataaatatttaatttataaggaacattttttttaataattaaattgaaataataattaaaatagaaatatattttgaataattgcttcaaaagtattattttttagagaatttatttattaaattatgtgattttttttaattaaaagagacttttattaattcaaaaaacaagcTATACAAGGCGATCGCTTGGATCCAGCCCAAAAAAGACAAATCTAAATCAAGAACTCTTATAGCATTAATCTAGCTACATAATCTCTTAGCTTGAAATTGTTCCAGGCTCTATAGACTATAGTGTTTATAATTTTCTCATTAATGTTTGTATTATTCACAATCTTTCTAAAGCTAATGTCGTTTCTATGTTGCCAGGATTCGTATAGTGTTTTTGCAATCGCCATTCTTAACAGAGTGGCTCTTTTTCCCTTCCCTTTGCAATTCTGGATTAGCCAATTAACCTTTCCACTCCAATCTTCAGGTTCATGGGTAACTTGCAGCCATCTTAGCACTTTCCTCCAAATCTGCTTCATCTTGTCAAACTCAAAGAACAGGTGTTGGACTGTTTCAGCATTGGGGCAGAAGTTGCACATGTTGTTATCCATAAAACCCAACTCGTGGAGTCTTCCTTTACTCGCTAGCCTTTCGTGACACGTGAGCCAAAGGATAACAATGGCCTTTGGCCTAGCATCATTGTGATACATCAGATTGATCCAGCTAACCTTTTGCTCAATATTCAACAGGGCAATATACATGGTCTTCATGTGGAATACTTTCTTCTGTTGCATCATATGCCAAACATGCATCTTATTCACACTGTCTCTCTACTTTAGAATTGCTTTCAAGATCCAAGATCAGCTTACTCTAATCTTCACATCCATAATTTTATCTTTCTTCATGTAATAGGCATGAACCCAACGAACCCAAAGACTGTTGGGTTTACAGCTTATGTTCTAGAGCAGCTTAGATAATGTAGCCTGATTCTAGATTTGCAGAGAAATTAAATTCATTCCACCATTACATTTCGGCCTACAGACTTTATCCCTCGAGATTGGTGATTTTATGCTAATTTCCTTGCCACCTGTCCATATAAAACTACGACAAATCGCATCTATTTTGTGGATCACATGCTTAGGGAGGGGAAAGCATTGCATCCAATAGTTGGTGACTGCAAACGTGATGCTCTTCAGTAATTGAATTCTACCTGCATAGCTTAATAGTCGAGCACTCCAATGGGTTATCCTCCCAACTATTTTCTCCACCAAACTTGTATAATGATGACAATTCAGTTTCCTAGTTGTTATAGGGACTCCTAAGTATCGGAATGGGAGTGGCCCTTCAGAAAAACCTGTTAAGAGTTTTATCTCCTGCTTGGTGTTCTCATCCATACTGCCAAAATAAATCTTACATTTACTAGCATTCATCTTTAACCTAGTAGCCGCTGAAAAACTATGGATAGTCTTCATTATGAGATCCACAGAAATAATGTCTCCTCGAGCAAATAAGAGTAAATCATCAGCAAAGCTAAGGTTTGTGATGTTTACCTTCTCACACTGGGAGTGGTAGTTGTAGTCTagatttttcttcattttgtgAAAACATCTATTCAAATACTCCATAAATAGAACAACGAGAAGAGGGGAAATGGGATCCCACTGTCTAAGTCCATGTTTAGTTGGCATGGCAGAAATTAACTCTCCATTGATCTGAAAATGATAGGATACAGTTGAAACCGTTTTCATGATTCAATTAGTGAATTGTCTAGGGATGCCCACTTCATTAAGAATGCATTCGAGAGCTCTCCAATCAACCGTGTCGTAGGCTTTTTGTAAGTCTATCTACATCACACATCTTGGAGTCCCCTCTTTCCTAGAGTATCCTCTAATAAGCTCAAAAGCCAGGAGGATGTGGTTGTGGATATTTTGCCATGGTACAAACGTTGCTTGGTTGCTACTCACAATACTGCCTATTACTTTCCCCAATCTGTAGGTTAGAATTTTGGATATGATTTTGTAGGGTGTAGAGCAACATGAGACAGGTCTATAGTCTCTTATAGTTCTGGCTTCCTCCTTCTTGGGAATGAGAGTCACCATTGTGTAATTCATGGCCTTATATATTCTGATATTCATGGCCTTATAGTTGACCaacttgttttaaaaaatttggcACCAAATCCATCTATCCTTGGAGACTTCAGGTTTCCAAGACTCCTGAGGGCATTGTAATTCTCCTCCTCAGTCACAGGCTGTATCATGTATTGTCTTTGCTCCCAAGTAAGTTGTGCACCTTATCTCATAGCATGTGCATCAATACCATTCAGATGATCATCAGCCCTGCCCATCAATGTTTGCGGTAAAAAGATAAAACCTCCTCCTTGATTTCCTCATCTGTTAGCACCTAAGTTCCATCATCTCTGTATAGACCCTTCATAGTTTGTTGTTTATATCTAGCTTTTATTGTGGCATGGAAATATGTGTTATTCCCATCCCCTAATCGAAGCCACTCAATTTTTGATTTTTGCTGCAAGTTTTGTTCCTCTACCTCATGCCATCTAATCAAAGTCTCAGCGCATCTCTTGACTTTATCAATTTTTTGGACATTCAATCTGCCAGCTGCAAGGCTATTTTGTGCTTCAAGTAAAGCTTCCCTAAATCTTATTGGGCAGGTCAGTTAGAGGTTTAGTAATTTCCCTTATGGTTGCTTGTAGTCTCTTTAATTTGTGCCAAAGAGTATACATTGGCCTCCCTGAGATAGGCTCTTTCCAACTTTTCTCCACTCCTGTAGCATATCCTTCAAGCTCTATACAGCTGTTCAGAAATTTAATTGGTGATTCCTTTTTTTGTTCATAACAGGATACTACAAGCTAAGTTATTAAATTATGTGATTTTtactatattaaaatatttaataattgacATCGAAGTTATTAAATGTCAAATTTTTCttttaagttataaaaaataaaattaaaatactattttagAAATCAGGAagcaatatatttataaatattcttataaaattatttaaaaaaatgaaaatcactttttttaaaaaaaaaaagagactcaatattatattattaaaatgacTTTATTATATCCAATTGAATTATATGTGGTAAGTTTGTTTTAATTTACTTATGTTATCTTAATGATATCAGGCATCGGCGATTCAATATTAATTATATGGCTAAGAAAATaatttaccttttattttataattaaagaaATATTAAACTTGAATAAGGTCGTTCGATCTCAGTTAGATGGATATAAAAAGGTGACTTTGTGACTGGAGGATTTTGTTAGATGCAATAAAAATAAATCCTAGTCCCTAATAAAAAATTGTTACATTACtttagaaaaatatataattttctcTGTAGCCTCCCCTTCTCCTCACTCTATGCGCACAAAACTCAACATCTCTTTTCTTCCTCTTTTCTCGTATTTATAGTCACTAAAACCTTACAATTATGTAGTCATGTATGTGTTgtgattgttttattaaaattaaaggtcttgatttaaaaaatagtatttaaatttataaattaaaaataaaatcaattattttgactCATCGGAAAATATTAGATGGCTCGTAGTGTCTTGACTATGAGATTATTTGAAAATCCAATGGTAATAAATCCATATCTAGTAAGCAAAATCTAAACTACTTCACCATTCGATAATATTCATCATATTTGCTGTAAAAACATCTCACTTTTtcaatgttaatttttttaaaattattgatcaataaatatcaactatttatatataataataaataaatataaataaatattaaggtcAGAtgttaaattttaaatcaataatttatatttatttaactcaACTAACATAACACAGAGTAATAGTTAAACTATCCAACCACccattttcaattttcaattgtaCTATAAAATTAATAACATTACATGCAAAGTTTACAACTTATTAATTAATCGAAATGTATCAATAATTAATAAGCGGGGGTACTTCGACGtcaaaaataattatgagattaCGAGATAACTTACTTTGCTTAATAAATAAAccttattaattataaattttattaattgatgtcaaattaatttttttattgaatagatCAAATTCAATCACacaataactaaataaaaaattataatctttcttttatttatacATTTTTTCAATTTATATCAAAATTGTAAAATGCGATATTGGAGAAGAAGGGACCAAAAAAGCCCAATAACACAATCTCATATAAGAAAGCCCAACGGAACATGGACCCAACCTGGGCCGGGTATAAGAAGAGAGTAACGGCCCAACAAGTAAGAGAATTGGCGCCAACATT encodes:
- the LOC131602339 gene encoding uncharacterized protein LOC131602339 isoform X2; this translates as MIPIGITLGLSIPDVPLYGRIVTLELFRPHGEAQDFLFIATERYKFCVLQWDTETSELVIRKCVILVLSIEATNALIVDCMLVFQGREKTYKWLDFVWFHLFCYCSIPP
- the LOC131660760 gene encoding uncharacterized protein LOC131660760; translation: MVTLIPKKEEARTIRDYRPVSCCSTPYKIISKILTYRLGKVIGSIINGELISAMPTKHGLRQWDPISPLLVVLFMEYLNRCFHKMKKNLDYNYHSQCEKVNITNLSFADDLLLFARGDIISVDLIMKTIHSFSAATRLKMNASKCKIYFGSMDENTKQEIKLLTGFSEGPLPFRYLGVPITTRKLNCHHYTSLVEKIVGRITHWSARLLSYAGRIQLLKSITFAVTNYWMQCFPLPKHVIHKIDAICRSFIWTGGKEISIKSPISRDKVCRPKCNGGMNLISLQI
- the LOC131602339 gene encoding uncharacterized protein LOC131602339 isoform X1, yielding MASLITVKEFLLTNSPRLTPLISNGKSIPDVPLYGRIVTLELFRPHGEAQDFLFIATERYKFCVLQWDTETSELVIRKCVILVLSIEATNALIVDCMLVFQGREKTYKWLDFVWFHLFCYCSIPP